In Cryptomeria japonica chromosome 5, Sugi_1.0, whole genome shotgun sequence, the genomic window CTCAAATCCACTAGCACATACCCTATAGTGATGATACCTCTTTTTTATAATGTTGAACCATGTGAAGTCAGATATGCTGAGTGGATAGGACCATATGCTGAGGCTTTCACTAAACATCGGACAAAAGGTAGGCATAGCGAAGGGGAGATAGAAGGATGGAGTGATGCGCTAAACCGAGTCTCTTGTTTATCTGGGTGGTCTCTCAAGGAAACGTCCTTCGGGTACTTGTTTGTTTCTGTCAGTTTTAAATTACACTACATTATATATTAAGTTTGAGGATGTTAttcaattttgagtgtttaacacttttaagcttagaAATGTATTTTTagtgtgacaacatacattaagcaacatattaagcttcgaaaatgtcagtcaattctgaatatttaacacttttaaacctaaaaATATTAGCTTAATGTATGTAATTTAAACCATTCCCTTTCATATGTGTATTGTGTTTTGAAATGGTAGGCATGTAAGAGAAATTAAATTCATGTTTCATTGTATGGAATGTTGCAGGTTCGAAGGGAGGCTTGTGAAACAAGTGGTAAAGGACGTTCTCCAGACATTGGACATTGGAGTGTTAGATGTAGCCATACGCCCTGTGGGACTCATTCCTCGCTGTGACGAGGTGATTAAGTTGTTGAAACTGGGCGATAAGACAAGTGATAAATTCACCCTTGGTGTTTGGGGCATGGGTGGTCTGGGTAAAACCACCCTGTCAAAAGCCCTTTATAACAAGATCCATCACTTCTTCGAAGCTTCTAGTTTTGTATCTAATGTAAAATCAGAGTCGTCCATCCGGGGTCTTAGAAAATTGCAACAACAGATCTTCAGGGATCTGCTGAAAACACAGGTAAAGGTAGATAATATAGATCATGGAAAAGTTCCAATGAGGAATCGTTTGGCATCCTTACGAGCACTGgtggttttggatgatattgacAATGTGCAACAGTTGGATGCTCTCATGGGTGACTGGTTTGGAAATGGTAGCAGAATAATCATTACAACCCGAGATAAACGTGTCTTGGAGGTGCGACAAGTTGATTTGACTTACCCCATGAGAGGACTTGAACTTGCTGAAGGTGTGGAGTTATTCAGTTGGCATGCCTTTCTCAGAGCCCATCCCCAAAGAGGTTATGAAGATATAACGGAGAGCATTGTGAAATCTTGCTCAGGTCTTCCTTTGTGCTTGGAAATTATAGGCACAGACTTGTATAATAGAAATCACATTGCATATTGGACCGAGGCTCTACGCAAACTTGAAAATGTAGGCCACAATTCTGTTCTTGAAACCCTTAAAATTAGTTACGATACTTTAACCCATGTAGAGAAACACATCTTTTTAGACATAGCCTGCTTTTTCGTCAACCTCAAGAGCAGCATCTTCATTCAGAATAGGGCTTTCAATATGGAATTTTATGATAGATTCTGGACTTCTCTAGGGTACGAGCCTGTGTATACAAGCCTTAAAACTCTTGAAGAGAAGGCACTCATTGTAGTACATAAGCACAGATACAGTGAGGCCATAGATGAGGATATAGATGAGGGGGATCACTCAGGTCAGTACTTTTGCGAATTTTCCATGCATGAGCTGATAAGAGACATGGGTAGACGAATTGTTGTAGAGGAATGGGAGAAGGATCCAGCCAAACGCAGTAGAGTTTGGAGGGAGGAGGATATAAGTACACTAATGGCTTCTACTACAATCCAGGTACTGTTTATCCTCTGTTCCACCCTTCACAGCAATAAGTTGTTTTGTAAGTTTTTTGTTCAATTTTCAAATCTGAAAGCAAAAATGATGCATTTAGTATTACTGACGAGGTAAACCCAAACAAATCCCACCTTTCCATCAGTCTACAAAAACGGGTTTTCGCTGTGCTGATCATTGTTTTGTTTTGTAACTGCTGTAGTGGTTTGGATAACTGTTTTGTGTTTACTTAAATAGGTATGGGTTGGGTCAGGATGTTTTGAGGTCTAGTATGGAAAAGTCATTTTAGGAAAAAGAGTATAAGCTTTTTTCACCAACTTCAATGTAAAGCTTGCTTAGTTTCATGAAATCCTGCAAAAGTCTATTTTGGGATCTGAGTAATCTGCATCATGAACTCCGCTTGGTAGAATTTTTTCTAAGCGATGCTCTGTCTTTCGTCTTAAACAGGAAACCTCAAACGTATAGGGCCTAATGTGGAGAATGCGCATGGAGCTTCAGCATATAGATACTTTGGCACCAATGCAGAAATTAGTTTTCTTGATGTGCTGGAAATTCCAATTAACGTCTGGGATAGAAAGGCTACCTACCAACCTAAGATATCTGGTCTTATCCCAGTGTCAATTGAAGGACTACAATCCCCAGGTTTGTTGCAATCCCCACGTCGTTACTTGCTTTGCAGGGATAATATTTTTACATAATCTCACGACACCTTTTGTTCTGATAGATGGCCGTACAAGAGACCGCTGGTGACCGTAATGGATCATCTGTGCGGTCCTCTGTTCTGCCTAAATCTGTAGCCCAACTCATATATCTGCGATACCTGGATATGAGCGGTACTAAACAAACCTGCCTTCCAAAAGAAGTCTGTGAACTTCACTGTCTGGAGGAGTTATGTTTAAGTAGATGCAGTTTAGAGGCCCTGCCTGAAGCTTTTGGAAATCTTATCAATCTAAAGACGCTCGACGTTAGCAACAATTTCTTGTTAGAATTTCCACCAAGCTTTCAACATCTGCAATCTCTAAGGAATCTTGAGATGGATTGGAATGAACAACTTGTGGCATTTCCTTCTCTTCCAAACAATCTGATTGCTCTCAGTGCCAGAAGATGCTCAAAATTGCAAGTGATATCTCTCGATATCATGCGTTCTTTAGAGACAATAGATCTATCTCACTGCAAAAGCGTCACTCGACTTCCAGAATTGGAAAGTTGCATATCCTTGAGAAATCTGAATGTAGATGGGTGTAAGCAGTTTGTTAAATTGGATGCTCTTC contains:
- the LOC131070630 gene encoding disease resistance protein Roq1-like; this translates as MVKFRHYKPRSLQICSRERKKYDAFLSFRGPDVKKTLVDHLYQSLFPAGVNVFIDSEKLEKGQNIGTNLEQAIQDSTIYIPIFSPDYSTSEWCLKEVSLMWKLKSTSTYPIVMIPLFYNVEPCEVRYAEWIGPYAEAFTKHRTKGRHSEGEIEGWSDALNRVSCLSGWSLKETSFGFEGRLVKQVVKDVLQTLDIGVLDVAIRPVGLIPRCDEVIKLLKLGDKTSDKFTLGVWGMGGLGKTTLSKALYNKIHHFFEASSFVSNVKSESSIRGLRKLQQQIFRDLLKTQVKVDNIDHGKVPMRNRLASLRALVVLDDIDNVQQLDALMGDWFGNGSRIIITTRDKRVLEVRQVDLTYPMRGLELAEGVELFSWHAFLRAHPQRGYEDITESIVKSCSGLPLCLEIIGTDLYNRNHIAYWTEALRKLENVGHNSVLETLKISYDTLTHVEKHIFLDIACFFVNLKSSIFIQNRAFNMEFYDRFWTSLGYEPVYTSLKTLEEKALIVVHKHRYSEAIDEDIDEGDHSGQYFCEFSMHELIRDMGRRIVVEEWEKDPAKRSRVWREEDISTLMASTTIQVLFILCSTLHSNKLFCKFFVQFSNLKAKMMHLVLLTRYGLGQDVLRSRNLKRIGPNVENAHGASAYRYFGTNAEISFLDVLEIPINMAVQETAGDRNGSSVRSSVLPKSVAQLIYLRYLDMSGTKQTCLPKEVCELHCLEELCLSRCSLEALPEAFGNLINLKTLDVSNNFLLEFPPSFQHLQSLRNLEMDWNEQLVAFPSLPNNLIALSARRCSKLQVISLDIMRSLETIDLSHCKSVTRLPELESCISLRNLNVDGCKQFVKLDALPQRLASLRISGCSQLQDFPFIHQRRDVVPAFARSHMSGARTESFGGNEVQSLCMIGCDRIRLNIY